The window GGTCTGCTGATATGGCAGACCACCAATTTAGAGTCGATGTAAATAATTAAACTTCAATTGACTAGTAGTTTGACCCGGCGGAGGCATGCTATAGCTAATTTTACTTTCgctgtctaaaatgatgcagtTTTATCCTAATGTTGGCAATAAAGAACAAATTTACCTTTAAAattgacaagttggatcaaattgagaaataattcatcaatttATCTTAATAATGCATTTTTCCATcattcacatgtgcgtcattttatcactcattagtaacatatacaatagacgtgaaaaaaattaaaaaattatattgattATCTACaagttagataaaaaaaatccaaatattttgtcgaattcaaaaatattcatttccattctattattaaatctcaaaaaatgtaaaaaaaaaattaaaactaactATATGTCAACTAAAGAAGAAGAATTGTTTGTAATACAATCCTTTCTTTCTAACAAGCGTCGTGGATGAATGAGATCCACTAATATGCCTCAATTATTTACCACTCATTGGAAACGAGTATTCTTGCCAGCCCCTTCTCCAAGCATCATCCTTACTCAACTGCTTGAGCCAAAAACCTTGATAAATACCCTCTCCATTTTCAGGAAAGAATATAACATCAATCAATTCCAAATACTGCAGTTTGCATTTGGAAAAATGGGAatgatttttgggaagatcacAGTTGAAACTCCAAAGTATGAAGTTCTCAAGTCTACAACCGAATACGAAATCCGAAAATACTCACCATCAGTTGCTGCAGAATTCACATACGATCCATCCCAAATGAAAGGAAGAGATGGTGGATTTATGGTCCTGGCTAATTACATAGGAGCTGTAGGAAACCCCCAAAACACCAAGACAGAACAGATAGCCATGACAGCACCAGTTATAACCAAAACCGGAGGCGAAAAGATTGCAATGACTGCTCCAGTCATAACAAAGGAGGATGATAAATTGGTGACTATGCAGTTTCTGCTGCCGTCGAAGTATAAAAAGGCGGAGGAGGCACCGAAACCGACGGACGAGAGGGTGGTGATAAGAGAAGAAGGGGAGAGGAAGTATGGTGTGGTGAAGTTTGGAGGTGTGGCGACAGACCAAGTTGTGGAGGAGAAGGTGGAGATGCTGAAGAAGAGCTTGGAAAGAGATGGGTATAAGGTTACTGGGAAATTTATATTGGGTAGGTATAATCCACCTTGGACTCTGCCTCCTCTCAGGACTAATGAAGTTATGATTCCTATTGAATGAGCTATGTTTTTAGTGTTTGTTTTTCTGCAATAAAGATGTGTGTACAGAATAAATGTGTAATGTAATAGACTACTGTTATCAACATATTGAGTTTGAGTTTTAGAATTTGACTACTTATTCTGCCTTTTTGCCTCCTCAATGAGTAGGATGGAAGTATAATTTTCCACCCAGCAGCTGACATCGATACATACCTCCGATGTCCATTCAGAAACGTTTCACTCGGCGGTCGAATGATCAGAGCTAAATGCTTTAGGCATTTAACTTTTATGGACAAACTAAACCCATAAGTTTTGATTTCTGGTCATTAAACTCATTTTTCCCTTTAATTCAGCATTGTGTAAACATCTATTTAGGGTTCTAATGACCAAAAGTCGGAACTTTGGGGTTTAATTGTCCATCAAAACCAATATCAGGGTGGAAATTGTACATTCATTCTGGATCAGTAGGTTAGGCTCCTTGACTAATAGAAAAACTTGTATGCTAAATGACTCTTCTATCATTGCAAAATGAAGGGTCTTCTATTCATCATAAGGATTAGTAAAGCATCAaatttgaacttgcttaaaattcCATCAACAGAACTTGTATGTCATGCATTCACGTTTATACCTTCAACCGAATCCAACTGTCCGGTACACAATTGTTCTAGAAATAATCTAAACTTTCTGAATAGACTAGAAACAATAACGAAATATTTAAGAAAATCATGAAATGAATTTAAAATTGCATAATGCTGTCAAATTCCTCTAACCTACTGAAGATTGACTTCCTTTACTTCTGATAAAATTTTGGGGCTCAGCCCATAAGTTATAATACACAAATAGTTCCAAGGTTTGTGATGCCCGAGAGGTACATGGAGTCATACAAGAGCGCAGCAAGAAGCAATTGATTCAACCTTACCCGGAAAACAGCTTCACAACAATAACAACGATGTTTAGA is drawn from Euphorbia lathyris chromosome 9, ddEupLath1.1, whole genome shotgun sequence and contains these coding sequences:
- the LOC136205300 gene encoding heme-binding-like protein At3g10130, chloroplastic → MGMIFGKITVETPKYEVLKSTTEYEIRKYSPSVAAEFTYDPSQMKGRDGGFMVLANYIGAVGNPQNTKTEQIAMTAPVITKTGGEKIAMTAPVITKEDDKLVTMQFLLPSKYKKAEEAPKPTDERVVIREEGERKYGVVKFGGVATDQVVEEKVEMLKKSLERDGYKVTGKFILGRYNPPWTLPPLRTNEVMIPIE